In Electrophorus electricus isolate fEleEle1 chromosome 10, fEleEle1.pri, whole genome shotgun sequence, the genomic window ACCTAAACCAAGTGaccaaataaatacagaaaattcCACTTGTAACTGGTCTAGCCAAGTTGAAATCAGCCTTGTTGGTGTCAGTGAGTTTGCCCCTTTGTGAATTATCTGCTTTTTTTACACTgctattttttatattttttattgggTTTAATTTGATATTGTTGGTCATTTGTGAAGCATCCTTTTTAAATACAGGTTGACTTATCTTCACCCTCCCAATGCCCCTTTTTACAGGATACCATGGATAGTTCACACTCAGGTGCAGTATCTCTAGAAGAACGCTTTGATTCCATATACCTTAGGGCTGGTGCTGACCGCAACCTCCAGGATTCTGTCTCAGTTCCTCAAGGCACTCAGAACAGTTTCCACATCTTGGGCAAAACTCCTGTTGGAGAGAGTGAAGTAGGGGTTGACCTTGGGCAGACTATGGACTTTAATGCTTTAGGACTTCGTGGAGGCCCTTGTGGAGACTCGTTCAACCTCGAGCAACAGCCAAATGTCACTAGTAATGAGCGTCCTGGAGACTCTCTGGAGGCAAAGTACCTTTCTCAGAGCTTCCATCCGAATGAAGGCGGGCATAGTGATATTTGGAATCACCGCTCAGATGATGTGGAACTAGAGTTCCAACAAGGTATGATCCTTCACAACTGATTTTCTGTTCATCAGTATAGCACtgtgtgtgccttttttttttttctcataaaagACATTAGGATGTCATGCATATGAAGTGTCTTCATGTTTTAGGTGCAAATGCTACTCATAGTGTTGTCTACCAAAATGAGGAGGGCAAGTGGGTGACTGATCTTGCCTACTACTCCTCTTTCAAAAAGGAGATGGAGACAGATATGCCTGAGAATATTGCTGCACAGTTGGAGTCAGAGGATTTTGTTGGTGGCAGTAAGTACAGGGGAATGTTGACCTTATGCCTAAcaattattttactgtgtgtCGGGATATGTCACCGTTTTCACGCCATGCAGGTCAGGTCATGGAAAAGATTATTCAGGATCAAAAAGAGTTTGAAAAGGAGCATCAGTTCATGCAGGTGAAAACTGCTCACTTTTCTTAATTCATCCTGACAATATAAACTGCCCTCGCAACTGTTCCTTCAGCCATAATTCAAAACAAAtctgaactttttaaaactgatgTTTCAAACTAGAGGTCACAGAGTGGAGTCACAGAaccttttccatttttcctGATAGGAGGAAAAAATTGAAGCAGTTAACACTGGTACAGCCCTTGGTGATACCTCTTGGAAAGTCCCCTCTGGTAGCTACATTTTGATGAGGGCCTCCCAAGTTTCCAATGAGTTTGAGAAGGGGGACCAAAGTTATTTGCGCATTTCCCTGGGGGAGTTTTTTCAGCAGCGCTCTGAGGCTCTGGGCTGTTTAGGGAGCCGTGCTGAGGACAACATAAAGAGGGTGAGGACCAGTAAACAAACCAAACTCCTCAGTGTTTGTCATTATAGCTCAGGCTGCATAATTAATACagataaatcatttaaatgtcaTGCTCCTTTGCAAAATGCTAACAAGCTAGCTCTGGCAAGTAACTAAATAATTCAGACTGGCCATGAacattactaaaaaaaaaatttttactCCCCTCCTTCAGCCCTCATTTGGTTATGTAATCAACTCTCCAGAGAAGAGGGAGCCCTTTGCTCTGCTCCGGCCTTCTGATTTCTCTTCCAGGGGAGGCTCTGTTCACAGCGACACAGTGGATCTCAGTGATACTGATGAGACTATGAATCCTGGTATGAGGTCAAGTACTTTCCTGGAATCCCTAAGAGTGCAtttttataaacattattttagttatttatgaTCAGgggtttatgaaaaaaaatgttgactGTCCCCCTTGCTATCAAACTTTAGAGGATTTGGAGAAAACCATTGAACCCACAGCAGCTGAGCTTCACCCAGCGAATGATTCACTTCCAGAGACAACTGGAAAAAATGTCCAGGTCTGCTGACATTCTAAACACTTCACCAAGCTatttttgttataaattatatatatattaattatatatttagtttGTGAAAAcctctaattttattttatttggcaTTAGATTCCACCTGTGTTGTCACTGGGTGATGAGCAGAGTTCAGGCCTCAGTTCTGAATCACCCAATTCCAGCAACAGCCTAACGCTGAGCATTAGCACAATTGCTTCGGCAATTGCAGATGCTTCATTCAGTTCTGATCCAGCCCAGCTTGCAGCAATGATAATAGAGTTGTCCAAAAAGGGTCACCCAAAACATGGTCAGCGGGCAGGGGAAGCTGATCAGAACCCTGTTCCTGAACAAGTGCTTCAGGACCCTATGCAGAAAACTTTATCCCTGGGTGACCTGAGTGCTCTTGACATGGAGAAATATCTAAAGAAGGCTGAGGTGTCCAGCAGTGACAGTGATTGTTCCAACTCCCAGTCCTGCCTTGACATCCTGAGCTTGGCCGACTCCAACAGGTcgacacagacacagtctctTCCCTTGCAAAATGAAATTGGTGTTCATGTTGAAGATTCAATCTCAGAGAGAACTCAAGTAATAAAGAAAAGCCAAGTATCAAGTGTTGTATCCAACCAGTCCAATGGCACTGTGTCAGAAGTTAAACGGTCAGATGTGAAGAGAAGTGCAATTCCTCGGCCAAAGACCAGCATTACAACAGCCACAGCAAATCCAGCTAGGAGATCGGTCTGTGCAGGGCAGCCACTGACATCGTCAACCGTCAGATCCAGACCTGTGGAAGTCAAGTCCGGGGCTGAAAGAAGCAAAAGTGAGGGCCCTACAGCCACTCCGGCGAGAAACAGAAGTTGTCTAGAACCCAGGGGCAAAATGGGCACCGCTCGACCACAGGTGTCTGGCGCCTGTCACTCTCTGAAAGGGAATGGCTCCTCAATAGAGCCTTCTGCCACTCCAAAGACCTCTCCTGCGGTTCGAAGCAGTCAGCGTCCCGAGCTGCCATTACCAAGGAGCTCACCGCACACTCCTCGGAGCAAAAGCTGCACGGGGCGACTGGATGCATCCACCACAGAGGAGGAACATTCACTGAGGAGCCCCTCCCAGGCTGTGGGAAAAGAGAAGCCAACAGCTGCTCAGCAGAATCCTCTCCAAAGTACTCAAAATAAGTTTGGCAAGTTTGTATTGATGTTACTGTAAAATGAGCGTTTCTCTTTACTAAAGTAGTTTTGTGTTGCTTTTAAAGGCTCTCCTGAGCACAGTGCCACTGGTGGTGTGGAGGTTGGCCACTGCTCCTTCAGACCATCAACCTCTCCACTCACCCATTCAAGCCCCAGTCAGACTTTACTGCCTAGTCGATATGGGTAAACTGCTATCTTTATTGGTCAAGATTTGTGTTTAAGTAGTCAGTAGTATAGAGAACAGAGGTGAGAAACTGAGTTTGCAGAAGTTCATGTTTGGAAAGTATAGAATTTTGTCATTGATTACAAAAAACTGATTTCTATATAAGCATAGCTTGGCCCAACAAATTCAGTGGTATGTGAAATGAACTCTTCTTGTGAAATTCTGTGTGGTTTTTAGTTCACACTGACTTCATCTTATCTGCGTCACAGGGAGCTGTCTCCGTCCTCCAGTGCTGATGTGGGTGAGCAGAGTCCTGGGGCTAATCCCCTCTCACCCCAGTCTCACTTCCCCAGTCCATCTTTTAGCAGGCTTACCTATCTCTCTGTTAATGAGAACACTGTACTGCCCACTCCGGATCAACATAAGGTGGGTGCAAGGTCAGACTAATTAGCATGAAGACTATGAGAATATGAAGCCCAAAATTGAAAtgcattgcattttgttttgaagCATTGCCAAGTTctcttgttttgattttgtaatcTCTGAGGtatttgtggtgttttgcttCTTTTGGGGATTTGAGTATGGGTGTTCTgaacaaattaatgaatttgttcatttatttgtgtagttGTCTGCTTCATTATGTAAATGTGGTAATGATGGCTTATTTTgaggtggttttttttggttttctgtgCAAAGATGCATTTCCTTaaggaaagttaaaaaaaaaaaaaaaaaaaaagtgcatctGCTCAgcctaatatttatttatttatttatttatttatttatttatttatttatttatttatttatttatttattttagaatataCAGCAGAATTCATTATAGCAACCATGACAATTGGTCAGAATTAAGATCCATATACATGTCAGCAGGCATTGCTGTTTTCAGCATGTCATAGCTCATatggatgatgatgattttgagTAAACTTGAGCTTGTACCAATTGTCAAAAATATacagtagtttaaaaaaaaaaatgtacaagcCAGAACATCAGGGATGCAGCTGGATTCACTTGGTTTATTTGAATATCTTGTTTTGCCTTGTCAGAAAAATAACTCCATGACTCTGAGCACCACCATCATCAGAGCAAGTCCCACTCCACCAGGGGACCCTGTTGACACAAACGGACCTGTCCATCAGAAAACTAATGCAGGCATGGTTGTCTCTTTAAAGAGTCCACAATCTCCTTGTCATACAGAAACTCCCTATCTGATCCAGAAGGCCTCAGAACTTTGCCCACGTAGCCAAAGTGAGTGCAACTTCTGTGAAGACTACACAAGTGAGGGTGGGACAGGGAAATACCAAGCTGTGCCTGGGCTGAGTCTGTACCCTCAGGGTGACTCTGGTTATTCCAGCAACCTCAACATCCAGCATCAGCCTGGCATTATTGGGGAACAGGGTACCAATCCATTGCCTAATATCTCAGGACCAGGGACTGAAGCTTTCTTCTGCTCTCGCTATGTTCTCCCCTCTTCCACCTACAAACCTGAAGACTTGAGATACAGGTTGACCACCCAGGGTGCTTTGTCAGACCTAACATCTGGTTTGCCAACTCTTCTAACTGGACGATCAATCTTTAGCACGCAGCTAGCACAGCAGTACTTTAACACGGAAGGGCCTTCCTCCTACCATTTAGGAGCCCTGGCTGGACCGTATGGTTTGTCGGCTGCCATACCTAGTGCCAATCCGCATATTGGGCATGCACATGTACCTGGGCCAGCAGGTCTGTCATCTGCCTACATGAATGCTGGCCAACACCCTCATCAGTACCCCCTAAGCAAACCTTATGGACAACCCATTGTTGGGGCTTGGTCTGCAAGGGACCTGGCTGATCTCACAAGTAggtgtttatttcattattggagggatttttctttttaattttttttttttttttttttttttttttccattttgaaattttaatgaatgtaaatggtAGCGTGAAAAGAGCtgcttttggttttgctttgtcTTCTGATGTCATCAGGTTCTTCTGTAGTTAATGGTTGCTCTGTTTCCTAGGCCAAGTGGTTGTCCCAGAAGAGCTGAAATTTCCCAGTGCTTGCTGTGTGGGCATTGCATGTCAAACGTCCCTCAGCATTTTTAACCCCTCAGAGCGATGGCAACAAGTTGTCATCTCCATAGCAAACCTATCCATCGATGGAGAAAAGGTTGGATCATTTTATGTGATTGTTAATCAGAACTGCATCTGTAACTGACCCACATGAATTGGTCACTTTGGTCACAATGAACATTTCGTTTGATACCCACAACTGTTCCCAGTCCTTGAATTTGTATATAAATCTTTAAATGAAGACCACCTTTAGCTCTTTACATGTAACCTCTTGGTCTGGcttggaaagaaagagaagtgaCGCCACAGTAACCAACACACATTCTGCTAAGAGTGTTGGGTTATACATTGGCTTTAACAGTAAATATCTGCCTAAGAGCATTGTTTGGTTCCTGGTCTTTGACAAAGAGAAttgtaaaataaagatttattattCATTGCATTATGACCTGTTAACATTTTGCAAgatattctaaaataatttaacaggATACTTGTACATAATGCTTGATTTGAGAACATGTACACAGAATATGTGCAAGTTGAACAGCTGTTGCTTTATCTCTCTAAAAAAATGCTGGATTAACACGTGACTGAATCTTATAATATTTGACCATTTGAACACAGCTCTTGAGTGACCAGAGATCATCTTTGTTTGACTTCACTTTGCTTGCAACTGTAAGTCAACCAATCTTAATGTAACCTTATTGCATTGCTCTTTCCAGGTGGACTCCCTCCCATACCAGTGGCTGATTGTGAAGAATAAGACCATAATTGGCCCCAAGAGTACAGAGGAGCAGAAGGTTTTGTTGATTGCTCCTAGGGCTGGCCTGTACCAGTGCACTCTCAGCGTGTCCTCCTGGCCTGCCTCTGCTGAAAGTGAGACTGTGGCACATGCTGAAGCCTTTGCCAAGAAAGTGGTGCTTGTTGCTGTGGCAGAGAACCCTGCAATACAAGTAAGGGTGTTGGGCATATCAAACTTAACACAATTTGTGCAAGAAGAAAAAAGCTGAATATAATCAGTTTGGTAAAAATGAAATTTTCAAGATTTCACCAGAACAATGACTTCTGGATGTGGACAACTATGGAAGATTAACACTTTAAGGTTCTGTTGACAGGTAGATATTGACAAGACGGGATGTCTGGACTTTGGAGACATGACAGGAGGCAGCGTCAAGGCCCTGCCACTCAAACTGGTGAACAGGACTCGTGCCACTGTGCCCATTCGCTTAGTTATCAGTGCGGTTAGTGAGAACTTTCAATTTGCTGCTGTTAGTGTGAGCGGTGCAATTCATTCATCTCTAGTTATTTTTGCCTCTTGTAGACTGGAgtttaaacactgaaatgtacaTAAAATGTCTGATGCTTAATTTGTTCTAGAATGCCTCAGCCTGGCATTGCTTCAGCTTCTCCAAGAGTCCTCTTGCTATGACTGGAGATGGCTCTGTCCTTTCTAGTGGGAACTTGAACCCTGTTTCTGCCCCATCAGTCATAAATCATGTGATGCACTCCAGCTATGGAGATGTAAGTGTGTAATGTGCTTCATGCATTATTTGCATACTTTTGGACGTGTTTTGGGTTTAGCTTTTTcacctttttgcttttctgaattAACATGGTTACAGTCTGTTTTTGTTAAAGTGCATGTTGGTTGTAAATTTAACAGATGGCTCTTCTAAACTGATTTACACAAACCTTTTATCTCTACAGAATCCAGATAGCTTCTTGGTGTGGGTTCATTTTAATGCACCTCAGAAGTTCAGCATGAAGTCTGGTATGACTCATTCCTTTTGATAAAAATGTAGATTGCTTAGGACTTGCAAATGTTTTTCTAGATGTCGCACAACAGTAGCATCATGGCTGTTTCAACAACCAATATAACACTAGATCTACCATGTCATGTGGTACAGGTGAGTTAGGCCCAGCAGATGATTTCAGTGCTCGAGTGGATATCGAGGTGGACAGCCCTGGCCCCAGTCGTGTTATCCAAAGTGTTGCCCTCAGGGCGAGGTCAGGGACAGCCAGAGTACATGCCCCCAAAGACCTGCAGGTGAGATGTTTTCATCCTACCTGACCTGGACCTAGTTGGTAGTAGCTTCATACTCATGTTCTGCTTCCCTCTACATCCAGAGAAAAGAGCGAGTGAACAAAAGTCTGGACGGGGTATAACTTGTCTGAAATGGTCGATTGGATTGATGTTCACTGTAGAAAAATCTTAAGAACTTTTAAAtcctgtgtgtgagtcagaTGGGGGAGGCCACAGAGTACAGGCCTGACATTAGAAGGCACAGGTGTACCTTCTTTGTATAGGATGGatggtgtggggttttttttctgtgtaaatatAATGCCTTTAGTCTATTCTGGTGTAATTTGAGTCCAGTCAGCAAGATGAATGAAACATGTTCATCTGATTTCCATAAGATATCTGggaatatatttttgtttgtgcctACATTCTTTTGCTTTTATATGCGCTTTACAGCCCGTTTGTCTTCAGTCCCTGTTGGGTCAGTCAGCCAGGCAGAGTCTACCCCTGAAGAATGCAGGCAATATTGATGTCCATCTCCGAATGAAGGTACAATTTCTTTACTAGCATTTGAACCAAACTGTTCAGTTGCATTTATTCAGCAAACGTCCGCAGCACTGTCATGGTCCATAAATCTTTGGCCCCACTGCGAGAGGCATGGCGGAGGGCCTTTTTAATGTATACAACTTGGTTATAAAATTTCTGATTTCCTCCCCTATGCCAGTGGACCAAAGCTTCTAAATGCATGCGATTAACTTATTTCAAGTAACTGGTAAATCCATTAGCATGTTTTGTAATATCACATAAACatttgtggatttgtgtgtgagGAATCATCTGAGTTATACTTTACAGAGTAATGATTGTAACAGCAGCTTCTCAGTGAAGCCAGATGAGCTCATCTTACGAACTGGAGAGGAACAAAATGTCATTGTCACTTTCACGCCCCAAGACAGCCGGAAATGCATAGAGGGGTATGCCGCTAGTCacttgttttagtttttaactCTCTTGGGGTTCAAACTGACTGTGCTTGGCAGACTGCAGTACTCTTTAATGGAGTATTCATCTTTGTTCTCCCAGTGTACTGACTATCTTCGTGCTGCCCAGCGGGCCACAGTATGAGGTTGTCCTTAAGGGAGAGGTTGTACAGGGGAATTCTGGGAATGCGTCAACTACACCTGTCACAGTGCTCCATTCTGAGGTGCCACCTATCCTCTCCAACAAACAGTTCATGTCCTGGGGAGGAGTCACTCTGGGTAGGGCAGTGTAAGTACACCAGATGCTTACCCATGAGCATCTCTCAAGAGATATCGGAACATGGAGTTATATAGGTTTATTCAGAGAAACAAAGATATTAAGAGTATGTTCCTGTTGCAGGCAGCAGAAGCTGGTGTTGAGGAACAATTCTCCCACTGCCTCGCAGCAGCTCCGCCTCCTTATAAGAGGTCAGGACCAGGACTGCTTTCAGGTTGGTTGCATGTAAGATGCATTTGTGTGATTTGGTCACTAATCTGTGCTTAATTTTCCAACTACATAAAGTAAATATGTTAAGCAATTGATTGAGGATGTATAGTAACTCAAAGGTCTGCCAGAGTAGATCTTTTACTCTTCTGGGAAAACTTGCTTTTAATTCTCTCTTCTGCAGTTGCAGAGTACTTTTGGCCCTGATGAGCGGTTGACTCGGAATAGAGAAATGTTAATCAAGCCCAAAGAGGATGTAGTAGTTCACCTTCTCTTTGCTCCTACTCGTGTTGCATCCATGCTGGCCAAGCTAGAGATCAAGCAGTCTGCTTTGCGAACCTCCCACCCAGGGGTTAAATTCACAGTaggttttaattatttaaaacctTTCAGTTGGTATCAGTTATTCCTGTTTACCTTAAATAAATGACTGGGAGTAGCCTTTCCCATTTTTATTGTACAAGACTTTACCTATGCACTCCATGTGCTGTCCAAGGGTGGTTTTGATCGATTACATATTTTCTTAGAATTTCTAAACCATTAAGTCCATATTCTCACATGAAGTGTTCTACCCTTTTGAGATCCCTCTGTCTGGATATGGTGGGACAAGCAATGTGATCCTGGAGGATGTGAGGAAGTGCTCTGATGGCTACGTAGCCACGCTGAGTGGTGTTCAGGCTGGCAGGGTCAGCAagctgtgcgtctgtgtgcgcaACACAGGCTCTCGCGCCGCTTTTGTCAGAGCCGTCGCCTACATCGACCTGGAGAAGCGCACGGTCATGCAGTCTTCTGCCATCAGCCTGTCACCTTCACAGTTTGTGCTCAAGGAGAGGACTCAAGAGGTGCGTTGGTTCGCAaaaggaaagtttttttttttcctgtgtgtgtttatgtaaaatcACAACTCCCCCAAAGCCCTATGATGGATTTCAGGTTTTTCACAGGCAATAGTACTATGTATGTTTTAATTGAAATGCCTTCCCCCATGACATATGAGggcataatttatttattctctctGGAAGTGATTTTAGTGACTTGGTGGTGTTGGCTATTGATGACTGTATTCGTCATTGTGCTGTGTTGGTAGGTGATTACAGTGGTGATGAAGGCATCTCGTAGGGAGCAGGCTCTCTGCCAGTCACAAAGTGCCGTCCTTGCCACTGTCTGCCTCTTCTGTGGAGACGAGATATCTCGCCAGCAGTTCAGGAAGTCAGTAACAGTTCCATaaagtgatttgtttattttttttaacaaaaaaatgaTGAGTCGCTTCAAGGGCCAGCTtctcaaaacagaaaatagtccatgttcttcatttaaaaatgttaacattttaaaaaaatattaatttaattacaaaacCTGACACTTTTTTGATTGTGTTGGGAGAGGGTTTTTAGCTTGAaggttattttttttccagtcctgAACACATTTAATGTCTGTCATCTTTCCATAATGGTGATATGagacttgtttgttttttgcttggtGCTGGCTTGCTCACCCCCCAAATCCATCCTCTCCTAGGTTACTGCGCATCAAACCTGAAGCAGGGAAAAAAGTATTGTCTGAAAACAGCTTGTTGAAAAACATTTCCTTTGATGAGCCTTTCCTTGGAGAGGAGCTTGTTCAGGAAGGTAAGACATCCTGTGTTTTGATGTTCAAAGCTGCATTGTTACTCAAAGAGGATGTGTAATTGAATGAATGTTTCTCACTGTGTCTTCTTTATCCAGCTTATGACCTTCCCCAGAGGCCAAATGAGGCTCAACTTTTCTATGGCAACATGAATAAGGTTATTCTGTCCCTCTTGGGCTCGGTGGAAATGTCCGACTCAGGAGAGAGCGACCACACTGAGTGCCTTAAGCCATCTCAGCACAACATTCCTGACTCGGACAGGTACAACCTCATGAGTGTTACTCCTGCCCATAACGCGTCCCTTGGGGAGGAGTGAGGagttaaaaacagacaaatggcCCTTGCTGTTAAATATTTGGTTAGAAAAGCAACTTTCATActtgattcatttttattttgaaccTCTGTTAAGGTAAGGTTTCCCTAGTAGTGATAACTATGTATAACTGTTTTTATCTTCAGTGGATTGGGGACATCGGAGCGTCAGTTTAGTAATGTCTCCCTAGATGTGCTGCCAGTGAAAGGGCCACCACTGTGCATCTCTGAGCCTGTGCTAAAGCAGCCTGAGCCTCGGGTGAACCACAGCTGGAGCATCCAGCCTGAGCAGCTCCTACTCACTGCGCCTAGCATCAGTGAGTTTCCCTGCATACTCAACATACAACACACTGGTTAAACTGCAATTACAGCTGGATAACGTACGTACAGCTGAGCTAAACAAGCTTAAACGTAAGGTTCGTTTGGCTTGTTTTTGCCTACAATTGGTAGACTTGTCCATATACTGAGTTGTCATATTGATCATAAGGTTCTCATAATGTCTGACTTGATAATTACCTGCAGATGGTACAGCTGACACCAAGCATATGCAGATCCGGAACCATTCAGATTGTGAGATGGGCTTTGAGCTGTCCTGGCCAGCTCATTGCCTGACCATCACTCCTCAACACGGAGTCATTCAGCCCAGGTATGACTTATGCTGTCTCTACTTGCTTCgtggcacacgcacacactgcctggccaaaaaagtcaccacctggatttaactaagcaaatgggTAAGAGCCTACCATTGGATAATTattgcatgggtgattgtttcagctggcaacaaattatttaaccctaactgatgcagagtagcttctcatttattaaacaaccatgtcgaaagacacatcctgtggtcgtggaaaagatgttaatctgtttcagaagggtcaaaatATTGTCATGCTTCAAGCagagaaaaatatttaaggagattgctgaaactactaaaatcaggttaagaactgaccaatgcattattaagtggaaggacagtggggaaacatcatcttcgaggaaggaatgtggtcagaaaaatcttgaatgatcgtgatcggcaatcgcttaaacgtgtggtgaaaacaaatcatagaaaaacagtagaactctgggatatatttaatagtgaaagtaagagcatttccacacacaatgcgaagggaactacTGGGACTGGTAGCTTTAAGAAAACCCCTTGTTAGGGAGGctaaacagcttcaatttgctagggagcataaagattggactctggcgcaatggaaggtcatgtggtctgatgtgtccagatttaccccattccagagtgatgggtaagaagagaggtggctgaagtgatgcacccttcatgcctagtgcctactgtacaagcctgggggggcagtgctatgatctggggttgttGCAGTTGGTCAGATCTAGGtcacgttatgtgcccaaagaatgaggtcatcTGACTACCTGAACATagctgaatatactgaacatatactgaggttattccatcaatagatttttttcttccctgatggcatgggcatattccaatttgacaatgccaggattcattgggctcaaattgtgaaatagtggttcagggagcatgagacctCATTTTCACACaaggatt contains:
- the cep192 gene encoding centrosomal protein of 192 kDa isoform X2 — its product is MDSFRNLEDETFPSFISNASMGNSGCATLGNVTLGSTLGVPMAASTVAKIRTTADNRLTDVQASYLEDGPLSCMHSQGSNYEKEKFVLSFKDDLDRADDFIAANRFSELLVKVNFDDLGCVSSSKASVTKVGPPSALARPSDYPSDISSGLLTFSQTGSKETLAAQGILAPAPIEEESPGSEAVDSDGVSGSVASFLANEKLMSLDSMNSDVSDDDLDMDRLHEEELKQYFNKLIPPAMQRGRVEGQEIPAAALPGSQASSSQTCFTEPDSSSKTRYNFLDKCDEEDFCMPDVRLAATGMDSCPASDEDTDDELDASQNHSRARFLLPSTSRQLVGESHQPNFRPGLEGGSSDDEPHQRAQILDSRTGIEHRRSAEGQVIDSPITGDGGGGDGSSGSEEDGNDGGVSTIPLPTGVQTTYDVLRGLGIVGGSGASENDQLLSQLPGLGRSCLAGQSKMGDRVCPVGTGEPEPSVQGPVSLSPVNWSINQDRQEAFDTMDSSHSGAVSLEERFDSIYLRAGADRNLQDSVSVPQGTQNSFHILGKTPVGESEVGVDLGQTMDFNALGLRGGPCGDSFNLEQQPNVTSNERPGDSLEAKYLSQSFHPNEGGHSDIWNHRSDDVELEFQQGANATHSVVYQNEEGKWVTDLAYYSSFKKEMETDMPENIAAQLESEDFVGGSQVMEKIIQDQKEFEKEHQFMQEEKIEAVNTGTALGDTSWKVPSGSYILMRASQVSNEFEKGDQSYLRISLGEFFQQRSEALGCLGSRAEDNIKRPSFGYVINSPEKREPFALLRPSDFSSRGGSVHSDTVDLSDTDETMNPEDLEKTIEPTAAELHPANDSLPETTGKNVQIPPVLSLGDEQSSGLSSESPNSSNSLTLSISTIASAIADASFSSDPAQLAAMIIELSKKGHPKHGQRAGEADQNPVPEQVLQDPMQKTLSLGDLSALDMEKYLKKAEVSSSDSDCSNSQSCLDILSLADSNRSTQTQSLPLQNEIGVHVEDSISERTQVIKKSQVSSVVSNQSNGTVSEVKRSDVKRSAIPRPKTSITTATANPARRSVCAGQPLTSSTVRSRPVEVKSGAERSKSEGPTATPARNRSCLEPRGKMGTARPQVSGACHSLKGNGSSIEPSATPKTSPAVRSSQRPELPLPRSSPHTPRSKSCTGRLDASTTEEEHSLRSPSQAVGKEKPTAAQQNPLQSSPEHSATGGVEVGHCSFRPSTSPLTHSSPSQTLLPSRYGELSPSSSADVGEQSPGANPLSPQSHFPSPSFSRLTYLSVNENTVLPTPDQHKKNNSMTLSTTIIRASPTPPGDPVDTNGPVHQKTNAGMVVSLKSPQSPCHTETPYLIQKASELCPRSQSECNFCEDYTSEGGTGKYQAVPGLSLYPQGDSGYSSNLNIQHQPGIIGEQGTNPLPNISGPGTEAFFCSRYVLPSSTYKPEDLRYRLTTQGALSDLTSGLPTLLTGRSIFSTQLAQQYFNTEGPSSYHLGALAGPYGLSAAIPSANPHIGHAHVPGPAGLSSAYMNAGQHPHQYPLSKPYGQPIVGAWSARDLADLTSQVVVPEELKFPSACCVGIACQTSLSIFNPSERWQQVVISIANLSIDGEKVDSLPYQWLIVKNKTIIGPKSTEEQKVLLIAPRAGLYQCTLSVSSWPASAESETVAHAEAFAKKVVLVAVAENPAIQVDIDKTGCLDFGDMTGGSVKALPLKLVNRTRATVPIRLVISANASAWHCFSFSKSPLAMTGDGSVLSSGNLNPVSAPSVINHVMHSSYGDNPDSFLVWVHFNAPQKFSMKSGELGPADDFSARVDIEVDSPGPSRVIQSVALRARSGTARVHAPKDLQPVCLQSLLGQSARQSLPLKNAGNIDVHLRMKSNDCNSSFSVKPDELILRTGEEQNVIVTFTPQDSRKCIEGVLTIFVLPSGPQYEVVLKGEVVQGNSGNASTTPVTVLHSEVPPILSNKQFMSWGGVTLGRAVQQKLVLRNNSPTASQQLRLLIRGQDQDCFQLQSTFGPDERLTRNREMLIKPKEDVVVHLLFAPTRVASMLAKLEIKQSALRTSHPGVKFTIPLSGYGGTSNVILEDVRKCSDGYVATLSGVQAGRVSKLCVCVRNTGSRAAFVRAVAYIDLEKRTVMQSSAISLSPSQFVLKERTQEVITVVMKASRREQALCQSQSAVLATVCLFCGDEISRQQFRKLLRIKPEAGKKVLSENSLLKNISFDEPFLGEELVQEAYDLPQRPNEAQLFYGNMNKVILSLLGSVEMSDSGESDHTECLKPSQHNIPDSDSGLGTSERQFSNVSLDVLPVKGPPLCISEPVLKQPEPRVNHSWSIQPEQLLLTAPSINGTADTKHMQIRNHSDCEMGFELSWPAHCLTITPQHGVIQPRSHLQVLISPNPSLATNSSMLPWIGQIYVQCDDQQKSVRVQIRQDLAMDTSTAGPSPDRSLCPLPPHTETPAGPGLKSQNCSPQPQVEIKNRTLVFPSTLSGESSECCLEVENNGEEVRWYLSSFAPPYVKGVDGSGDVYRATYTAFRCERVSGMLGVKDKMQVPIVFLPRDGGDYAQFWDLECHPVAKPQQKSRVRFQLCGMGIRASAGHSHKDDCTLIRTEGNVKSRKRVEFSGPRAGMEASRRGVYAPQSLYTFPATRVGEVSTLKVNFRNSSSSMHEDTTLHQPPCTVQASCGRPILRLASRSVR